CAGAACTTCTATGCTGTTGGCAAATGCAGAACCGAGCGAACCGGCGACAAACAGCACTGCGCCAACCATCAGGCTGTATTTACGCCCAAGCCGGAACGAGAGCCAGCCGTTGAACAGCGCCCCGATGGCCGCGCCAAGCATCATGCTGCTCACCACCCACTCCTGCAACCGGCTGCTTAAAGTGAAATGATCGGTGATAAACGGCAATGCGCCAGCGATCACGCCAATATCCAGACCAAACAGCAGCCCGGCAACGGCGGCCGAGACAGAGACAAACAGGTTCATGCGCCGGGTATCACGCAGCGCGCGCGGTAAAACTACAGAGTCATTACTGAGAGAAGCCATTTTTTTCCTGCCTGCACAGAATAAGACGTAATAAGAAAGTAAGTCAGCGCCGGGAATAAGCGTCAGGCAGTAAAACGCGAAGATATGGATTAATTTGCTATCACATGTTGTTTTGTGATGGAGTTTACAGTTTTGAAAATAGAGTTTAAGCGATAAAATATTTTTAATATGCTTATTTATAAGAAGTTTTTAATAATGCACATGTATTTAAGACAAATTGATATGGATATTTCTATTTATTGAATATGGACAATTAATATGCAGAGCTAAAAAAACCTGCCGCAGCAGGTTTTATTTCTATTTAAGCAAGAACGCATTAACGCGCCAGCCAGCCACCGTCTACGGCAATGGTATAACCGTTAATGTAGTCGGACGCTTTGGATGACAGGAACACCACCGGCCCCATCAGATCGCTCGGCAGCCCCCAGCGGCCAGCCGGAATGCGGTCGAGGATCTCGGCGCTACGCTGTTCGTCAGCGCGCAATTGCTGGGTGTTATTGGTTGCCATGTAACCCGGTGCAATCGCGTTGACGTTAATATTGTGCTTCGCCCACTCGTTCGCCAGCAGACGAGTTACGCCCATTACGCCGCTTTTCGACGCGGTGTAAGACGGCACACGGATGCCACCCTGGAAGGAGAGCATGGAGGCGATGTTGATGATTTTGCCGCCGTTGCCCTGTGCGATGAAGTGTTTCGCCGCCGCCTGAGACATAAAGAACACGCTCTTGATATTCAGGTTCATGACGTCGTCCCAGTCCTGTTCGCTGAAGTTAATCGCGTCTTCACGACGGATCAAACCTGCGTTGTTGACCAGAATAT
The nucleotide sequence above comes from Kosakonia sp. H02. Encoded proteins:
- the kduD gene encoding 2-dehydro-3-deoxy-D-gluconate 5-dehydrogenase KduD, whose product is MILDAFSLQGKVAVVSGCDTGLGQGMALGLAEAGCDIVGINIVEPTETIERVTALGRRFLSLTADLRKVDGIPALLERAVAEFGKIDILVNNAGLIRREDAINFSEQDWDDVMNLNIKSVFFMSQAAAKHFIAQGNGGKIINIASMLSFQGGIRVPSYTASKSGVMGVTRLLANEWAKHNINVNAIAPGYMATNNTQQLRADEQRSAEILDRIPAGRWGLPSDLMGPVVFLSSKASDYINGYTIAVDGGWLAR